One Desulfitibacter sp. BRH_c19 DNA segment encodes these proteins:
- the rplL gene encoding 50S ribosomal protein L7/L12 (present in two forms; L12 is normal, while L7 is aminoacylated at the N-terminal serine; the only multicopy ribosomal protein; 4:1 ratio of L7/L12 per ribosome; two L12 dimers bind L10; critically important for translation efficiency and fidelity; stimulates GTPase activity of translation factors) has protein sequence MSKTQEILEAVKGMTVLELSELVKAFEEEFGVSAAAPVAMAAAPAAAEAAEEEQTEFDVILKGPGEKKINVIKAVREITGLGLKEAKELVDKAPNPVKEGIGKEEAETLKNKLEEAGASVEVK, from the coding sequence CACAAGAAATTTTAGAAGCGGTTAAAGGTATGACCGTTTTAGAACTATCAGAATTAGTTAAGGCTTTTGAGGAAGAATTTGGGGTGAGTGCCGCTGCTCCAGTTGCAATGGCAGCTGCGCCTGCTGCTGCGGAAGCTGCAGAAGAAGAACAAACTGAATTTGATGTAATTCTAAAAGGCCCTGGTGAAAAGAAGATCAACGTTATCAAAGCAGTTCGTGAGATTACTGGTCTTGGTTTAAAAGAGGCTAAGGAATTAGTTGATAAAGCTCCAAATCCTGTTAAAGAAGGAATTGGTAAAGAAGAAGCAGAAACACTTAAGAATAAGCTAGAAGAAGCTGGAGCTTCAGTAGAAGTTAAGTAA